One region of Manis pentadactyla isolate mManPen7 chromosome 9, mManPen7.hap1, whole genome shotgun sequence genomic DNA includes:
- the ARL14EP gene encoding ARL14 effector protein, which yields MMDPCSVGVQLRTTNECHKTYYTRHTGFKTLQELSSNDMLLLQLRTGMTLSGNNTICFHHAKIYIDRFEDLQKSCCDPFNIHKKLAKKNLHVIDLDDATFLSAKFGRQLVPGWKLCPKCTQIINGSVDVDSEDRQRRKPDSDGRTAKALRSLQFANPGKQTEFAPETGKREKRRLTKNATAGSDRQVIPAKSKVYDSQGLLIFSGMDLCDCLDEDCLGCFYACPTCGSTKCGAECRCDRKWLYEQIEIEGGEIIHNKHAG from the exons ATGATGGATCCATGCTCAGTTGGAGTCCAGCTACGTACCACGAATGAGTGCCATAAAACCTACTATACTCGTCACACGGGTTTCAAGACTTTGCAAGAATTGTCATCAAATGATATGCTTTTACTTCAACTTAGAACTGGAATGACACTTTCTGGGAACAATACAATTTGCTTCCATCATGCAAAAATTTACATTGACAGATTTGAGGATTTACAGAAGTCATGTTGTGATCCATTTAACATACACAAAAAACTAGCCAAAAAAAATTTGCATGTAATTGACTTAGATGATGCCACATTTCTGAGTGCAAAATTTGGAAGACAACTTGTACCTGGTTGGAAGCTTTGTCCAAAATGTacacaaataatcaatggaagTGTGGATGTTGATTCTGAAGACCGTCAGAGAAGAAAACCTGATTCAGAT GGAAGAACTGCTAAAGCATTGAGGTCATTACAATTTGCAAACCCAGGAAAACAAACTGAATTTGCTCCAGAAACTggtaaaagggaaaaaaggcGGCTTACAAAAAATGCAACTGCTGGTTCAGACAG ACAAGTGATACCAGCGAAGAGTAAGGTCTATGATAGCCAGGGGCTCCTGATTTTCAGCGGAATGGACCTCTGCGACTGCCTTGATGAGGACTGTTTAGGGTGTTTCTATGCTTGCCCCACCTGCGGGTCCACCAAGTGTGGCGCTGAATGCCGCTGTGACCGGAAGTGGCTGTATGAGCAAATTGAaattgaaggaggagaaataattCATAATAAACATGCTGGATAA